One window of Pseudacidobacterium ailaaui genomic DNA carries:
- a CDS encoding carboxypeptidase regulatory-like domain-containing protein, which yields MAMTQRAFLRLFSVFFCITVLGLGLPAARGQATATASITGMVTDQTGAAVAGAKIVVTNNGTNAQRETTSNGSGEYRFDLLPAGTYQVEVQGSGFNPAVVKDLHLLVGTTLTVNVPLSAGSVSQTIEVSAGNQLMDTEKTDVSTAVTQRQIEELPLNGRDFANLAILAPGVKMVDSYDPTKNRYAVYAVNGSSGRNTNTTVNGIDNKDNTVGGAVMQLPLEAVEEFNISPNRFSAANGRSEGAALNVVTKSGTNQFHGSLYGFFRSQDFQTNNYFAEKGNQPKPDYSRQQYGGSLGGPIRRDKDFGFFAYEGLRERSSLSVNPDSYDELVAAASSGVFNPAPQPAHTIPTPYDDKRYNGRIDHAFSQNERAFVSYIAQDNKSNNDQSTAQNDLTEGNFTINDLILTNFTLNSILSSSVVNNFTAGFQYWNNLIDSKLRAPLVTFPDGTSFGTNANVPQKSSQHKFQFRDDISFTHSAHTWRAGVDFVYEPQVGGFFENNPTPEFDFYDSPQNILTNKSKYPQGFATPGIVIGMTGTSGDPSFNLSPKMLGLYVQDDWKVTSRLLLNLGIRYDRDIDTYGIQKQAHSRTVQELFAAAATGVPTVPAAHNNNNYNLGYVPDLSYIGGTYTGLPKNDDLDISPRIGFSYDLLGNARFVVHGGYGLYYGQTFENIPLFMLQQANNTVFANTFSITCDSPGNPACNDIVPGTGVPLYQYRYGVDPMPVIPPASYNLAPGSTGRLMDPHYRNPYTQQINFGFQVAPNTHSVVEIDYVQARGLHENKTVNINPREYFVSGKPRPFSAAFAAAGVPVLGRIADEQAIGRSYYDGLNLSYRQQNWKRISTVINYTWSKALAFEGSPAAFRNTATNPFLGQFRRKDYGPAPNDETHHLTAAGTISLPWRISISPMFQIGSGRPVDVISSSDQWGIGSGRGSAHAIVPKGAKHDFSGLTALFGQNGSVYGSTTYVSCLQAGTCEEVSYDSFRGQTFIQLDARFAKTVTIADRYNVEMFFQGFDLTNRANFGGNLQGDMNSVDPTDPSSFLKPTDFITPNSTVIPRSFTGEFGARFSF from the coding sequence ACTTATCAGGTAGAAGTTCAGGGCAGCGGATTTAATCCTGCAGTTGTGAAAGATCTGCATCTTCTGGTGGGAACAACGCTTACGGTCAACGTTCCTCTGAGTGCCGGTTCGGTCTCGCAAACCATTGAGGTTAGCGCGGGAAACCAGTTGATGGACACGGAAAAAACCGATGTTTCCACCGCTGTGACGCAAAGGCAGATTGAGGAACTTCCGCTCAACGGTCGTGATTTTGCCAATCTCGCCATTCTTGCTCCTGGCGTCAAAATGGTCGACAGCTATGACCCGACGAAGAACCGCTATGCGGTCTACGCCGTCAATGGTTCTTCCGGGCGGAACACCAATACCACGGTGAACGGCATCGACAATAAAGACAACACCGTAGGTGGCGCTGTCATGCAGCTCCCGCTGGAGGCGGTCGAGGAATTTAACATCAGCCCGAACCGCTTTTCTGCCGCGAATGGGCGCAGCGAGGGAGCGGCCCTGAACGTGGTAACCAAATCAGGCACGAACCAGTTTCATGGCAGTTTATATGGCTTTTTTCGCTCGCAGGATTTCCAGACCAACAACTATTTTGCAGAAAAAGGCAATCAGCCCAAACCAGATTACAGCCGTCAGCAATATGGTGGCTCGCTGGGCGGCCCCATTCGCAGAGACAAGGACTTTGGTTTCTTCGCCTATGAGGGGCTGAGGGAACGTTCCAGCCTCTCGGTAAATCCTGATTCCTATGATGAGCTGGTGGCGGCGGCCAGCAGTGGTGTCTTCAACCCGGCTCCGCAGCCTGCCCATACCATTCCCACTCCTTATGATGACAAGCGTTACAACGGGCGCATTGACCATGCCTTCAGCCAGAATGAGCGTGCCTTCGTTAGCTACATTGCTCAAGACAACAAAAGCAACAATGATCAGTCCACGGCACAGAACGATCTGACCGAAGGCAACTTCACAATTAACGACCTGATCTTAACCAACTTCACTCTGAACTCCATTTTGTCTTCCAGCGTAGTGAATAACTTTACGGCTGGTTTCCAGTATTGGAACAACCTGATTGACTCCAAGCTGCGTGCTCCTCTGGTTACGTTTCCGGACGGCACCAGTTTCGGCACCAATGCAAACGTTCCCCAAAAGTCCAGCCAGCATAAGTTCCAATTCCGAGATGATATTTCCTTCACGCATTCGGCCCACACCTGGCGTGCCGGGGTGGATTTTGTTTACGAGCCGCAGGTCGGTGGTTTCTTTGAGAACAATCCCACCCCGGAATTTGACTTCTACGACAGTCCGCAGAACATCCTCACGAACAAGAGCAAATATCCGCAGGGTTTTGCCACCCCTGGCATCGTCATCGGCATGACCGGTACTTCCGGCGATCCTTCCTTTAACCTTTCGCCGAAGATGCTGGGCCTCTATGTGCAGGACGACTGGAAGGTCACTTCCAGACTTCTTTTGAATCTTGGCATCCGTTATGACCGGGACATTGATACCTATGGCATCCAAAAGCAGGCGCACAGCCGTACTGTGCAGGAGTTGTTCGCTGCTGCGGCCACTGGTGTTCCGACCGTGCCCGCCGCACACAACAATAACAACTACAACCTTGGCTACGTTCCGGATCTGAGTTATATCGGCGGTACCTATACAGGACTGCCCAAAAACGATGACCTGGACATCAGCCCCCGGATCGGTTTTTCTTATGATCTGCTGGGGAATGCGCGGTTTGTAGTGCATGGTGGATACGGTCTGTACTATGGGCAGACCTTCGAGAACATTCCGCTCTTCATGCTTCAGCAGGCAAACAATACTGTGTTTGCAAATACCTTCAGTATTACGTGCGATTCTCCGGGCAATCCTGCCTGCAATGACATCGTTCCGGGCACCGGAGTTCCGCTTTACCAGTACCGTTATGGTGTGGACCCGATGCCGGTCATTCCACCGGCCTCATACAACCTTGCGCCCGGATCGACGGGGCGTCTGATGGACCCCCATTATCGCAATCCCTACACGCAGCAGATAAACTTTGGCTTCCAGGTCGCGCCGAACACTCATTCCGTCGTCGAAATCGATTACGTACAGGCGCGAGGACTTCACGAAAACAAGACGGTCAATATCAATCCGCGCGAATATTTTGTGAGCGGAAAACCACGTCCCTTTTCTGCAGCTTTTGCCGCAGCGGGTGTTCCAGTTCTTGGCCGCATTGCAGACGAGCAGGCCATTGGCCGGTCTTATTATGACGGCCTTAACCTGAGCTATCGTCAGCAGAACTGGAAGCGGATCAGCACCGTCATCAACTACACTTGGTCCAAGGCGCTGGCTTTTGAAGGCAGCCCTGCGGCATTTCGGAATACTGCTACAAACCCATTCCTCGGGCAGTTCCGGCGGAAGGATTACGGTCCGGCCCCGAACGATGAAACACATCATCTCACGGCTGCCGGTACCATTTCGCTGCCGTGGAGGATCAGCATCTCGCCCATGTTTCAAATCGGCTCTGGTCGCCCCGTGGATGTGATTTCCAGCAGCGACCAGTGGGGGATTGGCAGTGGCCGCGGCAGCGCCCATGCAATTGTTCCCAAAGGTGCGAAGCATGACTTTTCTGGACTGACGGCCTTGTTTGGTCAGAATGGCAGTGTTTATGGCAGCACCACGTATGTCTCTTGTCTCCAGGCCGGCACCTGCGAGGAGGTCAGCTATGATTCGTTCCGCGGCCAGACCTTTATTCAGCTCGATGCCAGGTTCGCAAAGACAGTTACCATTGCCGACCGCTACAACGTCGAGATGTTCTTCCAGGGATTTGACCTGACGAACCGCGCCAATTTTGGTGGAAATCTGCAGGGCGATATGAACTCGGTAGATCCCACAGATCCTTCCAGCTTCCTCAAGCCCACGGACTTCATCACGCCGAACAGCACGGTCATTCCGCGCTCCTTCACCGGTGAATTCGGGGCCAGGTTCAGCTTCTGA
- the ruvA gene encoding Holliday junction branch migration protein RuvA yields MIAHLRGRLLLKTPGRVIVEAGGVGYEVTISIPTFTALPAEGAEVALHIYTQVREDLLALFGFLALDEKRLFERLITVSGVGPKLAVTILSGLSPERTVAAIRGQDHATLTRIPGVGKKLAERLVVELKDKLEDMAAAPAPAPAGPAAEDVLSALVNLGYQRPAAQKAIETAIAKKPAAGESFDELFRMALQVIR; encoded by the coding sequence ATGATTGCGCATTTACGCGGACGTCTTCTTTTGAAAACTCCAGGCCGGGTGATTGTCGAGGCCGGAGGCGTAGGCTATGAGGTTACGATTAGCATTCCCACGTTCACTGCGCTTCCTGCAGAAGGCGCTGAAGTGGCGCTGCACATTTACACGCAGGTGCGCGAGGACCTGCTGGCGCTCTTTGGCTTTCTTGCGCTGGACGAAAAGCGTCTCTTTGAACGCCTGATTACCGTCTCTGGAGTCGGCCCGAAACTCGCCGTGACCATCCTCAGCGGTCTCAGTCCGGAGCGTACCGTTGCCGCCATCCGCGGGCAGGACCACGCCACGCTTACCCGCATCCCCGGTGTAGGAAAAAAGCTTGCCGAGCGTCTGGTGGTCGAGCTCAAGGACAAGCTGGAGGACATGGCCGCTGCCCCGGCCCCGGCCCCGGCAGGTCCGGCTGCAGAGGACGTACTCTCTGCCCTGGTCAATCTCGGCTACCAGCGGCCCGCCGCGCAAAAAGCCATTGAAACGGCAATAGCGAAAAAACCCGCCGCAGGCGAGAGCTTCGATGAGCTGTTCCGTATGGCCCTGCAGGTCATCCGATGA
- a CDS encoding TonB-dependent receptor → MYALGTHRAGRLIRTLIAVLCLCAAYPSLFGQVDQGAISGTIQDSSGAVVPGAEVTITDLATGLQLTRKTDSSGFYVFTPIKIGHYSLAVSAAGFETAKREDIQVDVSQRVAVNMTLKPGAATETVTVTSTPVLQTEDASTGQVFSTQVINDTPLDGRNYVFIAQLTTGVAAPNQGFRQVAGAGDFTSNGNRVSQNNFILDGVDNNSNMQDFLNGATYSVRPPPDALAEFKVQSSDYSAELGHSTGAAINASIKSGTNQFHGSLWEYFRSDKMAAIDYFNSGRTAYHQNQFGATLGGPFWRNKLFFFADGQGTRISSYVPASPNNTVPTDAIRNGDFTEMLDPNNTEGNGSIALYQVGGNSTPAAGQPEPPGTVQRYLSCNGVQNVICPGQLNPIAQRILKLFPEPNQGAPHQVFNNYTIPASFFTNNTTQYDARVDYNPSQSDQAFGRYSYSNNPTTYTPPLGILDGGGFGTGGQNSNYGKSGVISETHFFSPTFSNEFRAGYNWLHAAYLQYNANRNVAAELGMGGIPFGKNLGGMPDISFGGYINSVGVAGYVPSDEKQNVLELMDNISKVWGRHTFKTGVSFQHIRFYGLQPPNGLGSENFSGTYTSDPGQPTVVTGSGVADFLLDLMNSSSITSITPVTNVQWYEAAYAQDDWKVTPRLTLNLGLRWEYTQPMREAFDHQANFIGNYAGMNQGSGTYLVPSSQRNYPMPSQLLQAFAADKITVQYTSNKYLVNPQKLNFAPRVGLAYLLDDKTVVRAGGGVFYGGLENIGLGLNLGNNAPFNVNANFIPNPDVCQNVNGEITCPTNGQTLETGFSEALNAPNGGLVNFANLPTIYAQDQNDTSAYNVAYNLSFQHSLTNTLSFTIDYQGNQSRHLRVSYNANQYPGVIPRGANGQDYQPFHDFGVVLVRNTGIGRYDSLQAKMEKTYSHGLYFLAGYTWSHCLDDAFGPIGQSQYGGYRNPNFLGFRYDYGACTQDVRNRFTFSPQYELPFGVGKRFLNHGGVSNAVLGGWKTSLIFQVQTGTPIFLNSSNQGSSYPVRISDPFGAGGSADPATQPQFVCAAKTRTLQAWYNPCAFKNPPQAYNGPDDPTHNLIDISHAGTLPFGPPGRQSVNGPGFNRLDVSLFKSFAIPFHESSLQVRADAFNLLNHPSFGNPNNGLQGSAASSITQTRFSGLLPDARVIQVAMRYSF, encoded by the coding sequence ATGTATGCCCTTGGGACGCATCGAGCCGGACGTCTGATCCGGACACTCATTGCCGTGCTGTGCCTCTGCGCAGCGTATCCATCGCTCTTTGGTCAGGTGGACCAGGGCGCCATCAGCGGCACCATACAGGATTCAAGTGGCGCAGTGGTCCCCGGGGCCGAAGTAACGATTACCGACCTGGCCACTGGCCTGCAACTGACGCGGAAGACCGATTCCAGCGGGTTCTACGTCTTCACTCCGATCAAGATCGGCCACTACTCGCTGGCTGTTTCCGCAGCCGGTTTTGAGACGGCCAAGCGCGAGGACATTCAGGTAGATGTCAGCCAGCGGGTGGCGGTCAACATGACGCTGAAGCCCGGGGCGGCAACGGAAACCGTGACGGTGACTTCGACGCCTGTGCTTCAGACCGAAGACGCTTCCACAGGCCAGGTCTTTTCCACACAGGTCATCAATGACACGCCCTTGGATGGTCGCAACTATGTCTTTATTGCGCAGTTGACGACGGGTGTGGCTGCTCCGAACCAGGGCTTCCGCCAGGTGGCGGGCGCGGGGGACTTTACTTCAAACGGCAACCGCGTCTCGCAGAACAACTTCATTCTGGATGGCGTGGACAACAATTCCAACATGCAGGACTTTCTGAATGGAGCGACCTATTCGGTGCGGCCGCCGCCGGATGCGCTGGCAGAATTCAAGGTCCAGAGCAGCGATTACAGCGCTGAGCTGGGACATTCCACCGGGGCGGCGATTAACGCATCCATCAAATCTGGAACCAACCAGTTCCACGGCAGCCTGTGGGAATATTTCCGCAGCGACAAAATGGCCGCCATTGACTATTTCAACAGCGGCCGCACGGCCTACCATCAGAACCAGTTTGGCGCGACCCTTGGCGGCCCCTTCTGGCGCAACAAGCTGTTTTTCTTTGCAGATGGACAGGGGACGCGTATTTCGTCCTATGTCCCGGCATCGCCGAACAACACCGTACCTACAGATGCAATCCGCAACGGCGACTTTACAGAGATGCTGGACCCGAACAATACGGAGGGAAACGGATCGATCGCGTTGTATCAGGTAGGTGGAAACTCAACTCCGGCGGCTGGACAGCCAGAACCCCCGGGTACGGTGCAGCGCTATCTGAGCTGCAATGGCGTGCAGAATGTAATTTGCCCGGGGCAACTGAATCCGATCGCACAGCGCATTCTGAAGCTCTTTCCTGAACCAAACCAGGGGGCCCCTCACCAGGTCTTTAATAACTACACGATTCCGGCCTCATTTTTCACGAACAACACAACGCAATATGACGCGCGCGTAGACTATAACCCTTCGCAGTCAGACCAGGCCTTTGGACGGTACAGCTATTCGAATAACCCCACAACCTATACACCTCCGCTGGGCATTCTGGACGGTGGAGGCTTCGGCACAGGCGGGCAGAACTCCAATTATGGCAAGAGCGGCGTCATCAGCGAGACGCATTTCTTCTCGCCCACATTCTCCAATGAGTTTCGCGCCGGGTATAACTGGCTCCATGCAGCTTATCTGCAATACAACGCCAACCGTAATGTTGCGGCAGAACTGGGCATGGGCGGCATACCCTTTGGCAAGAACCTGGGCGGTATGCCGGACATCAGCTTTGGGGGATATATCAACAGCGTCGGCGTGGCGGGATACGTCCCTTCCGATGAAAAGCAGAATGTGCTTGAGCTGATGGACAACATCTCGAAGGTGTGGGGAAGGCATACGTTCAAGACCGGCGTGAGTTTCCAGCACATCCGCTTCTACGGGCTGCAGCCCCCGAACGGCCTGGGCAGTGAAAATTTCTCTGGCACCTACACGTCTGACCCGGGACAGCCTACGGTGGTTACTGGATCCGGGGTGGCCGACTTTCTGCTGGATCTGATGAACAGTTCCTCGATCACCAGCATTACTCCTGTCACCAATGTGCAATGGTATGAGGCCGCCTACGCGCAGGACGACTGGAAGGTGACACCGCGGCTTACGCTGAATCTGGGACTGCGTTGGGAATATACACAGCCGATGCGCGAGGCCTTTGACCATCAGGCCAACTTCATTGGAAATTATGCCGGGATGAACCAGGGCAGCGGCACGTATCTGGTCCCGAGCTCACAGCGGAACTATCCTATGCCATCACAACTGCTCCAGGCCTTTGCTGCGGACAAGATCACGGTGCAATACACGTCAAACAAATACCTGGTGAACCCTCAGAAGTTGAACTTTGCGCCTCGCGTGGGGCTGGCCTATCTGCTGGACGACAAGACCGTCGTACGCGCAGGCGGAGGTGTCTTCTATGGCGGGCTGGAGAACATTGGTCTGGGTCTCAACCTGGGCAACAACGCTCCTTTTAACGTAAATGCAAACTTCATTCCCAACCCGGATGTCTGCCAGAATGTGAATGGTGAGATTACATGCCCAACCAACGGGCAGACACTGGAGACGGGCTTTAGCGAAGCCCTGAATGCACCCAATGGCGGATTGGTCAATTTTGCCAACCTGCCTACGATCTACGCGCAGGACCAGAATGATACGAGCGCGTACAACGTTGCTTATAACCTCAGCTTCCAGCACTCTCTTACCAACACGCTTTCCTTCACCATTGACTACCAGGGAAACCAGTCGCGGCACCTGCGGGTAAGCTACAATGCCAACCAGTATCCGGGCGTGATTCCTCGCGGGGCCAACGGGCAGGATTACCAGCCGTTCCACGATTTCGGGGTTGTACTGGTGAGAAATACGGGAATCGGCCGCTATGATTCTCTTCAAGCCAAGATGGAAAAGACCTATTCCCATGGTCTTTACTTCCTTGCCGGATACACGTGGTCACACTGCCTGGACGATGCCTTCGGCCCCATTGGCCAGTCGCAGTATGGCGGATATCGCAATCCGAATTTTCTTGGTTTCCGCTATGACTATGGCGCATGTACGCAGGACGTCCGGAACCGCTTTACCTTTTCTCCCCAGTATGAGCTTCCCTTTGGCGTTGGCAAGCGATTCCTGAACCACGGTGGCGTCAGCAATGCCGTTCTGGGCGGCTGGAAGACCAGCCTTATCTTCCAGGTGCAGACGGGGACGCCGATTTTCCTGAACTCGTCCAATCAGGGCAGCAGCTATCCGGTCCGCATCAGCGATCCCTTTGGGGCCGGTGGCAGCGCAGACCCGGCGACACAGCCACAATTTGTCTGTGCCGCGAAGACACGCACCTTGCAGGCCTGGTACAACCCGTGTGCCTTCAAAAATCCGCCACAAGCCTATAACGGACCAGACGATCCAACCCATAACCTGATTGACATTAGCCATGCCGGAACTCTGCCTTTCGGGCCACCGGGACGGCAATCGGTCAACGGCCCGGGGTTCAACCGGCTGGACGTCTCACTCTTCAAGAGCTTTGCAATTCCCTTCCATGAATCCTCCCTTCAGGTGCGGGCCGATGCTTTCAACCTGCTCAACCACCCTTCCTTCGGAAACCCGAACAACGGACTGCAAGGCAGCGCAGCCAGCAGTATCACGCAGACCCGCTTCAGCGGGCTGTTGCCAGATGCACGGGTGATTCAGGTAGCCATGCGCTACAGCTTCTGA
- a CDS encoding enoyl-ACP reductase FabI translates to MLNLKDRVAVVFGVANKRSIAWAIVQKLHEAGAQLAIGYQNERLKAEAENLIAELPGAQAFQCDVANDAEITQVFEQLKTRYGRIHTLVHSIAYAPADELKNDFLQTSREGFRVAHDVSVYSLIALSRAAAPLMTEGGSIMTLTYYGAEKVVPHYNVMGVAKAALEATVRYLAADLGKHNIRVNAISAGPIKTLAARGIGGLGDMLKAHAERSPLGRNVEQSEVGGTALYLASDLASGVTGETIYVDCGYNIMGF, encoded by the coding sequence ATGCTGAATCTGAAGGACCGTGTTGCCGTTGTCTTTGGAGTCGCCAACAAACGCAGCATCGCCTGGGCCATTGTGCAGAAGCTGCACGAGGCCGGCGCTCAGCTTGCCATTGGCTACCAGAACGAACGGCTGAAGGCGGAAGCAGAAAACCTGATTGCCGAACTGCCCGGGGCCCAGGCTTTCCAGTGCGATGTAGCAAACGATGCGGAAATTACGCAGGTCTTCGAGCAGCTGAAGACGCGCTACGGCCGGATCCATACGCTGGTGCACAGCATCGCCTATGCTCCGGCCGACGAGCTGAAGAACGACTTTCTTCAGACTTCACGCGAAGGCTTCCGGGTGGCGCATGATGTAAGCGTGTATTCCCTGATTGCGCTGAGCCGCGCCGCGGCCCCGCTGATGACCGAGGGCGGCAGCATCATGACGCTAACATACTACGGCGCAGAGAAAGTGGTCCCCCACTACAATGTGATGGGCGTGGCCAAAGCGGCACTGGAAGCAACGGTGCGCTATCTGGCCGCCGACCTGGGCAAGCACAACATCCGCGTAAACGCCATCTCGGCCGGCCCTATCAAGACCCTGGCTGCGCGCGGCATCGGCGGACTGGGCGACATGCTCAAGGCCCACGCCGAGCGCTCCCCGCTGGGACGCAACGTCGAGCAGTCTGAGGTTGGCGGCACGGCCCTGTATCTGGCTTCAGACCTGGCCAGCGGCGTGACCGGCGAAACCATCTATGTAGATTGCGGCTATAACATCATGGGCTTTTAG
- the murI gene encoding glutamate racemase, with protein sequence MRIGVFDSGVGGLTVLHALLRQLPAADYIYLGDTARLPYGSKSQATIARYAVSSAHFLVEEQGAEFLVIACNTASALALEAIKAAVPVPVLGVVETGANAAKSASQTGDVLVIATAATVQSHAYSLACRERGLRAYEKACPLLVPLVEEGWIEHPVTREVLRIYLAELQQEAAQAQMCADTLVLGCTHYPLLRKEIERVTPSLKVLDSADVTAQQVAAALQGSRVQGAGERRFFATDSTEKFRKMGERFLGSPMGGVTLVDLGG encoded by the coding sequence ATGAGGATCGGCGTCTTTGACTCCGGCGTGGGCGGCCTGACCGTGCTGCACGCGCTGCTCCGGCAGCTTCCCGCCGCAGACTACATCTATCTGGGCGATACGGCACGTCTGCCCTACGGCTCGAAGTCGCAGGCCACCATTGCGCGGTATGCCGTATCCAGCGCGCATTTTCTGGTTGAAGAACAGGGTGCGGAGTTTCTGGTCATTGCCTGCAACACGGCCAGCGCGCTGGCCCTTGAAGCCATCAAAGCTGCCGTTCCGGTCCCCGTGCTCGGCGTGGTCGAAACCGGGGCCAATGCGGCAAAGTCCGCTTCCCAGACGGGAGATGTGCTGGTCATCGCCACCGCTGCTACAGTGCAGAGCCACGCCTATTCTCTGGCCTGCCGGGAACGCGGCCTGCGCGCTTATGAAAAGGCCTGTCCGCTGCTCGTCCCATTGGTCGAAGAGGGATGGATCGAGCATCCGGTAACGCGCGAGGTCCTGCGCATCTATCTTGCCGAGCTACAGCAAGAGGCAGCCCAGGCGCAGATGTGTGCCGACACGCTGGTGCTGGGATGCACACACTATCCGCTGCTGCGGAAGGAGATTGAGCGCGTGACGCCATCGCTGAAGGTGCTGGATTCCGCCGATGTGACGGCGCAGCAGGTGGCCGCGGCACTCCAGGGCAGCAGAGTGCAGGGTGCCGGAGAGCGCCGCTTCTTTGCAACGGATTCCACCGAAAAGTTCCGCAAAATGGGAGAGCGTTTTCTGGGCAGTCCCATGGGCGGAGTGACGCTTGTGGACCTGGGCGGCTGA
- a CDS encoding GerMN domain-containing protein, with protein MIPRIQRALFWAMLLAAVIMAVVLIRLRERAHDRLVAAANSLPSSAPLNAPVEKIQLLVANDADGSLIPVERSFPMPRDPNARARVLLQKLLEEYAAPNSPHPVPSASGVDEVFLMPLLRQKGVMAVVNLDEAFVQAQPSGIEPETLTLLSMIATLHANLPQITQVRFLVNGRQKDTLAGHADLTRTYETGAPQS; from the coding sequence ATGATTCCCCGCATCCAGCGTGCGCTGTTCTGGGCCATGTTGCTTGCGGCGGTCATCATGGCGGTTGTGCTCATCCGCCTTCGCGAACGGGCGCATGACCGTCTGGTGGCAGCGGCGAACAGCCTTCCTTCCAGTGCCCCGCTGAATGCCCCGGTCGAGAAGATCCAGCTGCTGGTGGCCAATGACGCGGATGGATCGCTCATTCCGGTGGAGCGCAGCTTTCCGATGCCCAGGGACCCGAACGCCCGCGCCCGCGTGCTGTTGCAGAAACTGTTGGAAGAGTATGCTGCACCGAACTCCCCGCATCCCGTCCCCAGCGCTTCCGGAGTGGATGAGGTCTTTCTAATGCCACTGCTGCGGCAAAAAGGCGTCATGGCCGTGGTCAATCTGGATGAGGCGTTTGTGCAGGCCCAGCCCTCAGGGATAGAACCCGAGACGCTGACGCTGCTTTCCATGATCGCCACGCTGCACGCCAATCTTCCGCAAATCACGCAGGTACGCTTTCTGGTCAATGGCCGGCAGAAAGACACTCTGGCCGGGCATGCCGACCTTACTCGAACTTACGAAACGGGAGCGCCGCAATCATGA
- a CDS encoding N-acetylmuramoyl-L-alanine amidase family protein, whose translation MLSAQQTALPSIPPAARVPVQPQYVVVLDAAHGGSDPGARLSDTLAEKDVVLTLALRLRSALAAQGVQVVMTRDTDAAVPLQARAEAANHALAEACITLHATGTGNGVHLFTSSLAPAPRVQFLPWHTAQAAFVTQSLRLSSEINSALAHVSVPVILGRTALQPMDSFACPAVAVEVANARNAPLSDGNYQKKIVDALVSALTQWKNDWRPQP comes from the coding sequence TTGCTGTCCGCGCAGCAGACGGCGCTTCCCTCCATTCCACCCGCGGCCAGGGTGCCGGTGCAACCGCAGTATGTAGTCGTTCTGGACGCGGCGCATGGGGGCAGCGACCCCGGAGCACGATTGAGTGACACCCTGGCTGAAAAAGACGTGGTCCTGACGCTGGCGCTGCGTCTGCGCAGCGCCCTTGCGGCGCAGGGCGTCCAGGTCGTGATGACTCGCGACACAGATGCAGCGGTCCCCTTACAGGCACGTGCGGAAGCAGCCAACCACGCTCTGGCCGAAGCCTGTATCACGCTCCATGCCACAGGAACGGGGAACGGGGTGCATCTGTTCACCTCATCGCTGGCGCCAGCGCCCCGCGTGCAGTTTTTGCCTTGGCACACGGCACAGGCAGCGTTTGTGACGCAGAGCCTGCGGCTCTCTTCTGAGATCAACTCGGCCCTGGCGCACGTGTCTGTGCCGGTGATCCTGGGCCGGACCGCCCTGCAGCCAATGGACAGCTTTGCCTGTCCTGCGGTGGCCGTTGAGGTGGCCAATGCCAGAAACGCTCCGCTGAGCGACGGAAATTATCAGAAGAAGATTGTGGATGCGCTGGTATCGGCACTGACGCAGTGGAAGAACGACTGGAGGCCGCAGCCATGA